AAATAAGGAATTAAAATCCTTATTTAAATTATTCCAAGTTTGCGAGCAGTCTTTTCATCAACCTTACCAGTTACCTTAAGACCTTTGTCTTTCTGGAATTCCTTTACGGATCTCTCAGTGCAACCTTTGAACTTACCATCTACTTTCAAGTAATAGCCTTGATAAGTTAAATAGTAACCTTTATCTTTAAGTGCTTGCTGGATTTCCTTAACAGTTGCCTTATCCTTGCTTCCTTTGGACACTGTCTTGAAGGTGACAATAACTTTTATTTTTGCTTTTTTAGATACTTTATTAAAGTATTTGTTTCCTTTGTATGTTATTGTGGCCTTGAAGGTTCCTTTCTTGTTTAGGTTAGTAATCTTGAAGGTAGCCTTACCTTTACTGTTAGTAGTGGCTTTGTAGGTTTTACCTTTGACTTTTAGGGTGACTTTAGCCTTCTTGATTGCCTTTCCAGTGTTGTCCTTTAAAACAATTGTGTATTTTTTGGTTTTAGGAGTTGTCTTATAGGTTTTCTTTTTAGCAGTCAATTTAGGAGTGGCCTTCTTAACAGTAACCTTAATGTCGTTAGTTGACTTGTCATAGTTGGTATCGCCGTTGAATGTTACCTTAGCAGTGTATGCTTTAGGAGCAAGTCCTTTGGTTGATACCTTGACCTGTCCGTTCTTGTCTGTAGTGTATGTTTTGGCACCGTTTAAATCAACAGTTACTTTAACACCGCTTAAAGCTTTGCCAGTAATGTCTTTCAATGTAATAACCAAATCCTTGTTAACATTATAGGCAGTAGTTATTGCATTGCCTGTTAATTCAGTTTTAAGTTTATTAACAGTTATTGTAGCGTTCTTAGTTATGTTATTGTGATTCTTATCAGCTATTGCAGTTACAGTTAAGGTATAGGTTCCTGCATCTAAACCGGAAACTGTAATGTTGGTACCATTCACTTTAACAACAGCTTTAGGTTGGCCAACTACATTAGCGTTAACGCCATCTGCACCAGTGACAGAAACAATAATGGAACCTGAACTGCCATAATCAAATACGATATCACTGACTGTTAATGTGGAATTGACTTTATTGACAGTGATGTTGAATTCTTTAGTTACAGGATTATAATCATCATTAGGTATTGTTGTTACAGTTAAATTGTAGGTTCCTGCATCTAAAACAGGAAATTGAATAGTATAATTATTAACCTAAACTATTTTAAATCGGATGGTGATAATATGTTTAAATTATATGGTTTCTTAACAAAAACTAGATAAGAATTAAATTAATCAAGTTTTAAAAAATAAGATAATGTCCTATTGCAGAGAAAAATCCCTGCAATATCCTATATTAGACATTAATCATAAAACATTTCGTCTTAATAGAGGTTTACTTAAAAATAAATCCCTTGTATAATTCTATTATTGAATAACATATATAAACTTAAATATTCCTGTCTAAAAATAACATTACATCCCCTTATTCTCCATTTAGAACAACATATCATTTCAAACTCAAAACTAATGTGGCATTACCTGAGCCTAAAACCTCTTTAAGCTGATTGGAATCAATATTTTCTATTTTGCCCAATTTTGTATAGCTCCATGAATGTGAACCATAAAAGAGAGATATTTGATTTCCCTGATACAACACTATATCTCCAGGAGAAGTATTGATATTTTCATCAGTTGTTGGAAGTGATAAACCCAAATCACCAACTTTTTCAAAGCCCCCATATTCTGTTGCATTAACAGTGATGTTTCCTTTCTCCAATTCCTTAACCAGTTCCTGTGTTGCAGAATTATTCTCCAACTTCACATCAAATGCCACATCATTAATCTTTATTTTAATCATGCCGCCCATACTTTCATCTCCGCTAACTGCAGTGCAAGTTATTAAACTTAAAATAATTACAAGAATAATGCTTTTATACATCATATTTTCACCGATCATAATTCAAGAATATTTACATATGATTTTTTAATGAAATCAATTTCCTCATCCGTGTAAAAATCTCCTTCATGAGTATCCAATGAGAAAATAATTAATTCATAGAACACCTTATTTAATTTTCTTCCTTTTGAAGTTAAAACATATTCAGTTTCATGATTTTTAACATTTTTCTCAATTAAATCATTGTTTTCCATGGATTTAAGGCATCTTGTAAGGGATTTATTGTCCAGGTTTGGACGATTTTCCTGAAATTGTGTGAAATGTTTTTTTCCTAAAAACAGGTCTTTTAATATGTAAAATGTCCATTTGTTACTTATAGATTTAATGGCTTCGCCCACAACATTTCTTTCAAACTGATTCCCATACAATTTATCTTTTAAAACCATGAACATAATTTATTAGTCATGCCTTTAATATTTTTAGTGGCAAAAATGTCACAATAACTATTTTATTATGAAAAAATATAACAAGTATATTGATTAAACCCTATAGGACCCCAATTGTTCAAAACCAACACAATGCCGAAAAACACATCATATGCAACAGCGAAAGGTAAACTCAACCATATGGTCTAAAATATAAAAAATTTGAATGCCGAGGTTTTTTGATGTTTGAAAATATAAGACGAGATTATCTAAAAGTTTTATTTATCTTTTTAATTGCAAGTTCTATTTTTGCAACCTCGCAATCAATCGTTACAACAGCTTTAGTGCCCATAATGGAAGATTTTCATGTCACTTCAATCATAGCGCAATGGGCATATTCAATATTTCTGCTCACATTAGGAGTTGTCATTCCTCTTAATGCATTCATTTCTCGAAGATTTAAAGCCAGAACTGTTTATCTGTTCAGTGTGGTCACTTTTATACTGGGGTCATTATTGTGTTGCTTTTCCTGGAGTATCATTAGCCTAATTATGGGTAGGATTTTACAGGCTATTGCCTATGGAATTATAATGCCTTATACACAAATACTTCTTTTAAAAATAACTCCCGAAGACCAATGGCAAATGTTTATGGGAATTTATGGAATTTCGATTGCATTCACTCCAGTGCTGGGAATGATACTGGGAGGATATATAATTGATCTCTACGGTTGGAAAAACATATTTTCAGTATTCATAATATTGTCATTTATGACATTGATTTTAGGATTATTATTTGTTAAAATAGACTTCGGCTGTGAAGACTATCCTTTAGACATTTTCTCTGCAATTTTATCATTTATAGGTTGTTTTGGCGTGATTTTCGGATTTACAAATATTTCACAGTATTCTCTGATGAGCATTTATGTACTGATGCCGATTATTACCGGTGCAATTTGCCTAATCCTATTTTTCAAAAGGCAAAATAAACTTGAAAAACCATTGATTAACATGAATATTCTTAAAAATAGATATTTTGCAATAGGAATACTGGTTTTGGTAATCGGGTATTTCATGTACAACGGATGTACAGCACTGATTCCAATTTTTGTTCAGGGAATTGCAGGCCATGATGCAATAACAACCTCCCTAATTGTTTTTCCGGGAGGAGTTGCATTAATCATATTCAATTTTGTCGGACCACTTCTGGCAACCCGATTCAGCATAAAAACTCCAATTATCCTCGGTTGTGCCGGATTGATGATTGGCCACATATTCATGATATTTTTTACCAGAGATTCATCAGTTATTTTTCTTGCCGCCTCACAATTCATTCGTTACGTAGGTTTTGGGTTGTTGTATATTCCAATTTCAACTTGGGCAATATCAATGGTTTCAAACAATAGTGAAGATGCATCTACAGTCTATAATACCTCACGGGAAATTGCAGGTTCAATCGGCTCTTCCGTTCTTGTTGTAATCACTTCCGCATTGGCTGGTGGAGAAGTTGGACAAAATTTAGTTTCAGAGGTTGCATTTAGCCAAACTTCATTGATATTGGTTGTTTTAACTGCAGCAATATTTATCATATCAATAATTTTCATTAAAGAGAAAGAAGACATTAATTAAATTATTGGCAAGTACCCTCACTAAATAATTCCAAGAATATTTAGTGTTCTTATTTATTTTTAATTAATTAAATTATTATGACATATAAACTGATATTTATAATCCTATTGATTTGACAGTACCAAATGAATAATTAATTAATAATCTGGTTGATGATTAAGATATTTTTTGGTTGATGATTAATTTTTTTAAATTCCTTAAATTACTTATTTTATGATTTAAAGCATTTTAATTGAAAATAAAAAAATAGTGTTGGTTGATGATTAAGGTTGATGATTAATGTTTTAATGAAAAAATTTATCTTAAATTATATCCTGTATTTCTACCTTTTCCTGTGCTTTTAATTAATTCTTTATTTTTTAATTTTCTAATAATTTTATAACTGGCTTGAGGGGAAATGTTTAACATCTCTTGAATATCCTTATTTTGAATGTGCTTTTTTTCTTCAAGAAGAGTCAATACAGAAATTTCATTTGGGGTTAATTCAATAGTATTGTTATATTTTGATGTAATTTGATCTAACTTCAATACTTCAGATTTAACTTTATCAATTGAATATAGCACACCTTGACAGAAATATTCCAACCAATTTGTTAAATCATGGTTTTTATCGGCACTTTTTAGCGCATCAACATAAGCTTGCCTATCTTGATTGTAATATTCATCCAAGGTGAAGTAGTTATCAATATTAAACTTATGGATTGACAATATTAATGTTGCCATAAGTCGGCTGGTACGTCCGTTTCCATCAACAAATGGATGTATGCGTACTAATTCATAATGAAGAATTCCTGCGATAATGACAGGATACATTTCATCTGTTGAATTGTTTAACCAATCCAATAGCTCATCTATCAAACCAGGTACTTTATAAGCATCCGGAGGAATATAATTTATTTTTTTAGTGTGTAGATTGCCAATGAATACACGAGTGTCCCTGAATTTACCTTCATATTCTGGATTTTTTAATAAGTCTTTAGTGAGATCTTTATGAACAGATAAAATTGTGTTTTTAGTAATGATTTTATCAGAATATTTATTTAAATTGTTCAATACATTGAAATAATTCAATACCTCTTGTTCTGCTTTTGTTGTTGGTTTTTGATTGTTATTGATTAATGTTTTTACTTCTTCCAAGTTTAAAGGATTTCCTTCTATTGATGTTGAATAATGTGAAGACTTAATTAGAGCATCCTGTTTCAATTTAGTGTCATATAATGGGATAATTTTTGCATTGCTAATAATTTCTTTAGCCGAAGCGATTTGTGCAATATACTTTACAATTTTATCGGTATACTTAAACTGAGGCTCAAACATGTTATCAACTTATTTTTCTTAATTATTATAATTATATGTGGTTGATGATTAAGTATTTTTTGGTTGATGATTAATTTTTTTAAATTCTTTAAAATACTTATTTTATGATTTAAAGAGTTTTAATAAAAAATAAAAAAATGGTTTCGGTTGATGATTAAGGTTGATGATTATGACTCAAAGTCATATAAACTGAAATTTATCACCAATCATATTTAATATATGTGAAAAGCATCCTCATTGTCGAAAAAGCCACCTGAAAAATCACCACATATAGTTTATTTTAAATTGATTATTAAACTTGATTGTTAAGATAAAGTTTAACAGATTAGTTATTTTTTAAATTAATAATTAAAATTAGTTTAAACTAAATTTAGAACTCATAACAAAGGTTTATATATAATCAAAGGACTAATAATAATTTAATGATTATTATAGGAGGACATTATAATGACCACCTCAAAACCGATACAGATAATCCTGAACGAACACAAGACAAATTCGCCGATGATTGACATTGACATCATCAAGAGTCCCATGAAATATGAAATCCTGGAGCTTTTAAGGCACGACCCCATGAACTTTGAGGAAATCGTTGAAAACACGTCAAAGTCAAAGGCAAGCATCTCCATGCACCTCCGGGACCTGAGAAAGGAGGGCATCGTAAACTACAAACCTCATCCGGACGACAACCGAAGGAAAATATTTTATCTGAGCGCAGATTTTCTGGGCTCAATCGATACAAAAAAGGCAAAGACCGTCAAAAGGAACCAGACAAAACTTCTGATAGACGAGTTCATCGAAAAGGGCGACATCGAATACGTAATACTTGCAACCCAAACCTTCAAGTCCATACTTATGGAGCTTGGAATGGACATATCGCCGGTGCTTCAAAAGGTCGGCAACCATATCGGAAAATACCTCTTCAGCCAGCTTAAAAACGAAGATCTTGAAACATTCACCAAAAACATCTCCAGGTATTGGCTCAAAAACAATCTGGGAGAGCTCTCATTCACCATAGGCCACAGAATTGAAATCACATGCGTGGACTGCTTTGAATCCTGCGGCCTGCCGAAATCCGGAAAGCCATCATGCCATTTGGAAAAGGGAATGTTTGAAACCCTCTTCAGCATGTTCTTTGACCTTGAATTGAGAATTGACGAAATCATGTGCTACTCGATGGGTGATAAAAAGTGCGTTTATCAAATCCAGCCATGACCGTTTAGTTCAGCCTTAACAATTAAGGAATCAATCCCCTTTTTAAGGCAATATCTCCAATATATGGTCTGATAAGATTTGAAATCTTGTCTATAATAAATTTAACCCAAACGTTCCGGATCCCATATTGTTTAGAGCTTTGGGATTCATTAAAAATGCCGGAAAGAATGAACTGTCTTATGCCGGGCTTTTGAGTTTTTGGGATTCGAAAACCTCGATTCCTCCCACAGGACCAAGGGCTTTGAGGGTTGAGCGTTCAATGTTGTAATGACAACAAAAGCTCCACCGACAATACAGCAATGAACGGCACCACCACGATACGAACGATACCTCTGAGATGTCCTCAAAAACAATGATGGCAACAAGATGAAAATATTACCCACCCCCATCGGGACATCAAAAGTTAGGATTTGCCTGATTCGGAAAAAACCTCTCAAAAATGAAAAAATCGGCATAAGACAGCCCGGCAGTACGGTGGACGCCCCCATTAACCTTAATATGCGTGGTCTATGCATATTATATGCAAATTCGTTAAAACGCAATCTCAAATAGGAAAATAGCTTCATGCTATTTTCTTATTTTGAAAAATCTAATTTTAAAAATAAGAAATCGAATTTAACGATTATTTAAAATCCTGCCCTGAAGACAGGATTTTCCAATCGCTCAATACCTATATTGCAGGAAACCTGCAACATACCGATTAGGCATTGAAAAACTAATCTTTTCCAATGGAATTAAAAAAATCCAATAAAGAATTTTTAAAATTCTAGTATTATTATGACTAAAATGACATATAAAGTTTTTTGATTTTAAAAAAAATGTAGGATGTATGCTTACAATCCAAATGGAATCCAACAATGGCCCGGCAAAGCCATTTAATAAAATTAAAAATAAATAAAAATAAGGGAAAATACGAAAATTAAATAATTATCGCATACCCTTAAAAAAGTATTATTTTTCATCCTTTCTTCTTATTAGTGCCTGACCGATTAAAATCAGACAAACAATCAATATTGCCAGCGGATTACCAGTGGCTTTTGAATCGATTGATTTTGATGATTCAGGATGTTTTTCCTCATATATGGACGAGGTAGCCTGACCACTGTCTTCATCTGTCGGAGTATAGACAATTAAACCCTCACCTGGAGTTTCAGGTTCAGGAATATCGGTTTCATTGTCAGTACTATTAAACACATCAGTATTGTTTGTGTTGTTAACAACTTCTGTAGTGTTGGTTGCGTTGACTGTATCATTACTGAAACCAGCAACAACAGTGTTTGTGAAGTTTCCGACCTTTGTTGTATTGAAACTCACTATCAGACTTGCTGACTCGCCAACAGCCAATACATGGTCCAGGTAGTAGGCATGCTTGGAATCAGTCAAAGCGTGAGTCCAGTTACCAGTACCGTTTTTAAAACCATTATAAATCAATCCACTGCCATATTCATCTTCAATGACGTAAACGCTTTCCAAATCAACATTTCCGGTATTTGTCACTATTATTTCAAAGAGTGTCAACTCACCAATGTTAACTGTCCTGTTTAATGATATTTTAACCACATTAATATCCGGTTTGATGACTTCCACATTATCTGATGAATTACCCAACTTGTAGTCGTTGCAGTATAATGTAACATTGTTTTCAAGAATTCCTGCCTTGTTTGCCTTGAATTTGAAGAAAATTGTCACATTTTCACCAGCCTTTAAATCATCAATCAAATACCATGTCTTATTATCATCACTACGCCATGACCTTGAACTTTCATGACCAATGAAGACCAATCCACTATCATAACTTTCAACAATGCTTATATTAGCCAGTGCATAATCGTTCCTGTTGGATACGGTAATGTTGAATGAAACCTCATCACCAAAACCAACAACATCATTATTGGCGGTTTTATTGATTCCGGCATCTATCAATTCATATGCATATGAGAGCTTATTATGCTTTTGGGACAATGTTAAAAGTGTAGTGTAGTTGAACACCTTAACAGTGCCGTTTTCAAGAACCACATAATCTCCACTTACACCCCGATTGTACTTGGATATTACATCCTGTACGATAGGATTGTCTGAATTCATATAATCCTTGTCTGTGAACTCCCAAATCAATTCGTTCAGGTTTTCCTCTTCATGATAATATGCTATGAGTATTTTAACATACCCTGAGACATCTTCACGACTAATTGTGTTCTGTACCAGGAACAAGTCCTTGAGGTAGTAGTTGTTCATACTGTCCAATGGTCCGTACTGATTGTACCTGTAGAATGGGGTGTAGATTACAGGCTCGGGAAGACCTGTAAATTCAAAGTCATTTTCATATTTATCATTGTTCATTTCAACACAGTAACCATCGATGAAGGCTTCCGCCTTTTCAACCAGTTCAAATAATGACAATACATCATTGTTTACCGGTGCAGCTCCCAATAAGTCCGGCTTGGTGTTTGAAAATATGACATCCTCAACATAGACTATGTTTCCAAACTTCGCCCTGTTATCCTTGAATTCATTACCGTATAGGTTAGAATATAATGTGAATATGGATGCCGCCAGATTTGCCTGATTGTTTGTGAAAGTGTTTTCACTGATTACAGCGTTTTCAACTGACAATGCACCACCATACCCTGCAACATTATCATTGAACTTGTTGTTGGCAATTATCAATGTGTTGTTCTGTACAGATGCTACAGCACCGCCACCGTAGAGTGCAGCATTTTTAATGAATTCTGAATCCCTGATTTTGAGGATTTTATTGGATGACGCGTTATTGTGAACATAAAAATACTCATCCACATATACCGCCCCTCCGGTTGCCGCATTATTGCCTGTGAAGATGGTTTTTGTGATTTCACCACCCATACAGGTGATTGCTCCACCTGAAACCAGTGCATTATTGTCCTTGAACAATGTATTATCCACTTTAATGTCTCTGAATTTTAAAACACTATCTACCAATGCAATATCTCCACCATAGTAGTAATAATCATAAGGATATGCCGGCTTAACATACTGATAGTTTTCATTGAATATTGCTCCACCATAGGTGGCATTGTTGCCTATGAACTCACAGCCAGTGATGCCGACTCGTCCAGGAGCATATATTGCACCTCCCTGTTCAGCGGAATTGTTGATGAACTTGGAATTGATTGCATACACATCAAATACTGAACTGATTGCCCCTCCAAGGCTTGCATTATTGTTTATGAAGTTACAATTCACAACTGTTGCATTCCTAAATTTGTGACGAGTATACATTTTCTGGAAATCCAATTCAATAATCCAATCACCCGGATAGAATATCACGCCATTTGATCCGATATCACATGACAGAGCACCATTCTTGTTGTCAGTGAAGTTGGAATCATGGACAGTAATATGTGGCGCTATCACAGTAGTGTCTTGATTGTCATGGAATAGTGAATCATTGATTGTGACATAAGATAGTGGGAAACAAGTAAAGTAGCCCATATATCCGTATGCATTAATTGAGATTCCCTTGTTTTTAATGAATCGTGAGTCTTCAACGGTAACATTGACGAAACATTCATTAATACAATTCTCATTTTCTATAAAATCACAATTGTTTATGGAAATTACTTCATTAACATAATCCAGGGCAATATAATAATAAGATTGATACGGGAAGTATCCTAAAACTATATTTTCCGCAGAATTTTTGCGGAACACAGTATTGTTAAAAGATATCATCTTATATTTTTCAAACAATGATTTACCAGTGTTGTTTTCAAATACACACATATCCACTGTCACGTTTGAATTTACAAGGAAATTCTTGAAGTTAACAAATTCCAAATTACTCAATGTTATGTTATACCCGTTCATGTTGAGGAACTGTTTTCCTTCACCGTTTATCACAACATCACCTAAACCACTGATTTTAAGGTTTCTTGAAATGCTGAATGAATTGCCGGTGTAGTTTCCAGGGTAAATGATGATTTCCGGAACTGTACCTACTCTTGAAATCATGTCCATTGCATGTTCAATTGTTTTGAACGGCTCGTACTGTGAACCCTCATCCTCATCACTACCATCATTTGAAACATAGAACGGTCCCCTATATCCCGCTTTTTCAAAATCAGCTATACCGATTTCCACATCACCAGAGGCGGTTGGAGTGTATGAACCTGAGAATACGTATTTTCCAGGATGGTCTGCCATGAAAAAGAATTTACCGTCTTTCAGACTATGGGTTACACTAT
This uncultured Methanobrevibacter sp. DNA region includes the following protein-coding sequences:
- a CDS encoding peptidoglycan-binding protein yields the protein MNGTNITVSGLDAGTYTLTVTAIADKNHNNITKNATITVNKLKTELTGNAITTAYNVNKDLVITLKDITGKALSGVKVTVDLNGAKTYTTDKNGQVKVSTKGLAPKAYTAKVTFNGDTNYDKSTNDIKVTVKKATPKLTAKKKTYKTTPKTKKYTIVLKDNTGKAIKKAKVTLKVKGKTYKATTNSKGKATFKITNLNKKGTFKATITYKGNKYFNKVSKKAKIKVIVTFKTVSKGSKDKATVKEIQQALKDKGYYLTYQGYYLKVDGKFKGCTERSVKEFQKDKGLKVTGKVDEKTARKLGII
- a CDS encoding cyclophilin-like fold protein, giving the protein MMYKSIILVIILSLITCTAVSGDESMGGMIKIKINDVAFDVKLENNSATQELVKELEKGNITVNATEYGGFEKVGDLGLSLPTTDENINTSPGDIVLYQGNQISLFYGSHSWSYTKLGKIENIDSNQLKEVLGSGNATLVLSLK
- a CDS encoding helix-turn-helix domain-containing protein, whose protein sequence is MVLKDKLYGNQFERNVVGEAIKSISNKWTFYILKDLFLGKKHFTQFQENRPNLDNKSLTRCLKSMENNDLIEKNVKNHETEYVLTSKGRKLNKVFYELIIFSLDTHEGDFYTDEEIDFIKKSYVNILEL
- a CDS encoding MFS transporter encodes the protein MFENIRRDYLKVLFIFLIASSIFATSQSIVTTALVPIMEDFHVTSIIAQWAYSIFLLTLGVVIPLNAFISRRFKARTVYLFSVVTFILGSLLCCFSWSIISLIMGRILQAIAYGIIMPYTQILLLKITPEDQWQMFMGIYGISIAFTPVLGMILGGYIIDLYGWKNIFSVFIILSFMTLILGLLFVKIDFGCEDYPLDIFSAILSFIGCFGVIFGFTNISQYSLMSIYVLMPIITGAICLILFFKRQNKLEKPLINMNILKNRYFAIGILVLVIGYFMYNGCTALIPIFVQGIAGHDAITTSLIVFPGGVALIIFNFVGPLLATRFSIKTPIILGCAGLMIGHIFMIFFTRDSSVIFLAASQFIRYVGFGLLYIPISTWAISMVSNNSEDASTVYNTSREIAGSIGSSVLVVITSALAGGEVGQNLVSEVAFSQTSLILVVLTAAIFIISIIFIKEKEDIN
- a CDS encoding Fic family protein; translated protein: MFEPQFKYTDKIVKYIAQIASAKEIISNAKIIPLYDTKLKQDALIKSSHYSTSIEGNPLNLEEVKTLINNNQKPTTKAEQEVLNYFNVLNNLNKYSDKIITKNTILSVHKDLTKDLLKNPEYEGKFRDTRVFIGNLHTKKINYIPPDAYKVPGLIDELLDWLNNSTDEMYPVIIAGILHYELVRIHPFVDGNGRTSRLMATLILSIHKFNIDNYFTLDEYYNQDRQAYVDALKSADKNHDLTNWLEYFCQGVLYSIDKVKSEVLKLDQITSKYNNTIELTPNEISVLTLLEEKKHIQNKDIQEMLNISPQASYKIIRKLKNKELIKSTGKGRNTGYNLR
- a CDS encoding V4R domain-containing protein, whose protein sequence is MTTSKPIQIILNEHKTNSPMIDIDIIKSPMKYEILELLRHDPMNFEEIVENTSKSKASISMHLRDLRKEGIVNYKPHPDDNRRKIFYLSADFLGSIDTKKAKTVKRNQTKLLIDEFIEKGDIEYVILATQTFKSILMELGMDISPVLQKVGNHIGKYLFSQLKNEDLETFTKNISRYWLKNNLGELSFTIGHRIEITCVDCFESCGLPKSGKPSCHLEKGMFETLFSMFFDLELRIDEIMCYSMGDKKCVYQIQP